The Georgenia faecalis genome includes a window with the following:
- the glgX gene encoding glycogen debranching protein GlgX, with the protein MPGAAEPYRLGAHLAGDGIDVAVVASRADAVDLCLLDDGGEGLTERRFRLLRGAGGVWHGHVAGVRAGQHYGLRVHGPWDPAAGLFHNPAKLLLDPYARAVSGQVELVPPVYGHRVDDRLHPLPGFAADPHDSAPFVAHGVVVDDAFPAPVRRPRVPWGRTVLYEAHVRGLTMRLPGVPEHLRGTYAGLAHPATIAHLRDLGVTAVELLPIHAGSPEPFLVERGLTNYWGYNTLAFFAPEPRYATLAAQAAGPAAVLTEVKGMVHLLHEAGIEVILDVVYNHTSEGGVGGPSLSLRGLDNLLYYLHDPANPGALVDVTGCGNSLDFRRTRVVQLVLDSLRYWVSEVGVDGFRFDLAVTLGRHGSRFSPDHPFLVALATDPVLAGTKLIAEPWDLGPDGWQTGAFPPPMADWNDRFRNAVRTFWLTDPAAASHGRVGHDLRDLATRLAGSADLFSHGEVPGGRGPLASINFVTAHDGFTLADLVTYDGKHNEANTEGNRDGTNDNRSWNHGVEGPVTADDGGVVGGVALEARSGLAGTSDIAAARRRSARNLLGTLLLSAGTPMLTAGDERGRTQRGNNNAYCQDNEISWMDWAPAPERDDLLATTRHLLRLRREHPVLRPERFAAGRTAHGDALADLAWYDADGRGMDAAAWYDPNTRVLQMQRSGQPVGDVDALLVLNGSLGAVEVTLPPGRPGAGRVLVWDSVWESPQAPRPAEARATLAPLSMRLYLSTR; encoded by the coding sequence GTGCCCGGCGCTGCCGAGCCGTACCGCCTCGGTGCCCACCTCGCCGGGGACGGGATCGACGTCGCCGTCGTCGCCTCGCGGGCCGACGCCGTCGACCTGTGCCTCCTCGACGACGGCGGCGAAGGCCTCACCGAGCGGCGCTTCCGCCTCCTGCGCGGCGCGGGCGGGGTCTGGCACGGTCACGTCGCGGGCGTACGGGCGGGGCAGCACTACGGGCTGCGCGTCCACGGCCCGTGGGACCCTGCCGCCGGGCTGTTCCACAACCCCGCCAAGCTGCTCCTCGACCCCTACGCGCGCGCCGTCTCCGGGCAGGTCGAGCTCGTCCCCCCGGTGTACGGCCACCGCGTCGACGACCGGCTCCACCCCCTGCCCGGCTTCGCCGCCGACCCCCACGACTCCGCGCCCTTCGTCGCGCACGGCGTCGTCGTCGACGACGCGTTCCCCGCCCCGGTCCGCCGCCCGCGCGTCCCGTGGGGCCGCACCGTCCTGTACGAGGCACACGTGCGCGGGCTGACGATGCGCCTGCCCGGCGTGCCCGAGCACCTGCGCGGCACCTACGCCGGGCTGGCCCACCCCGCGACCATCGCGCACCTGCGCGACCTCGGGGTCACCGCCGTCGAGCTCCTGCCCATCCACGCGGGAAGCCCCGAGCCGTTCCTCGTCGAGCGGGGCCTGACCAACTACTGGGGCTACAACACCCTGGCGTTCTTCGCGCCCGAGCCGCGCTACGCGACGCTGGCCGCGCAGGCCGCGGGGCCGGCGGCCGTGCTCACCGAGGTCAAGGGGATGGTCCACCTCCTCCATGAGGCGGGCATCGAGGTCATCCTCGACGTCGTCTACAACCACACGAGCGAGGGCGGCGTCGGCGGCCCCTCCCTGAGCCTGCGCGGGCTCGACAACCTCCTGTACTACCTCCACGACCCCGCGAACCCCGGCGCCCTCGTCGACGTCACCGGGTGCGGGAACTCCCTCGACTTCCGGCGCACGCGGGTGGTCCAGCTCGTCCTCGACTCGCTGCGCTACTGGGTGAGCGAGGTGGGCGTCGACGGCTTCCGCTTCGACCTCGCCGTCACGCTCGGGCGGCACGGCTCCCGGTTCAGCCCGGACCACCCCTTCCTCGTCGCCCTCGCCACCGACCCCGTGCTCGCCGGCACCAAGCTCATCGCCGAGCCGTGGGACCTGGGGCCGGACGGCTGGCAGACGGGCGCCTTCCCCCCGCCCATGGCCGACTGGAACGACCGGTTCCGCAACGCGGTCCGGACCTTCTGGCTCACCGACCCCGCGGCCGCCTCGCACGGGCGCGTCGGCCACGACCTGCGCGACCTCGCCACCCGCCTCGCCGGCTCCGCGGACCTGTTCAGCCACGGCGAGGTCCCTGGCGGCCGTGGCCCCCTGGCGAGCATCAACTTCGTCACCGCCCACGACGGCTTCACCCTCGCGGACCTCGTCACCTACGACGGCAAGCACAACGAGGCGAACACCGAGGGCAACCGCGACGGCACCAACGACAACCGGTCGTGGAACCACGGCGTCGAAGGACCGGTGACCGCCGACGACGGCGGCGTGGTCGGGGGCGTCGCGCTCGAGGCCCGCAGCGGGCTCGCGGGGACCAGCGACATCGCCGCCGCCCGTCGCCGCTCCGCCCGCAACCTCCTCGGCACGCTCCTCCTCTCCGCCGGCACGCCCATGCTCACCGCCGGCGACGAGCGGGGGCGCACGCAGCGCGGGAACAACAACGCCTACTGCCAGGACAACGAGATCTCCTGGATGGACTGGGCGCCGGCGCCAGAACGGGACGACCTCCTGGCGACCACGCGCCACCTGCTGCGCCTGCGCCGCGAGCACCCGGTCCTGCGCCCCGAGCGGTTCGCGGCCGGCCGCACCGCGCACGGCGATGCCCTCGCGGACCTCGCCTGGTACGACGCCGACGGCCGCGGCATGGACGCGGCGGCGTGGTACGACCCGAACACCCGCGTCCTGCAGATGCAGCGCTCGGGCCAGCCCGTCGGCGACGTCGACGCGCTCCTCGTCCTCAACGGCTCCCTCGGCGCGGTGGAGGTCACCCTCCCCCCGGGCCGCCCCGGCGCAGGCCGGGTCCTCGTGTGGGACTCGGTGTGGGAGAGCCCGCAGGCGCCCCGCCCCGCCGAGGCCCGTGCCACCCTTGCGCCCCTGAGCATGCGCCTGTACCTCTCGACCCGCTGA
- the glgP gene encoding alpha-glucan family phosphorylase: protein MRAIRRFTVRTVLPEPLAPLDTLAQNLRWSWHAPTRELFASLDRDLWRDLHGDPVALLGALGRQRLDALAADAELVARVNEVAEDLRRYLEEPRWYQAAYDSPDKPDAIAYFSAEFGITAVLPQYSGGLGILAGDHLKSASDLGVPIIGVGLLYGAGYFRQSLTRDGWQHETYPVLDPDNLPLSLLREADGTPARVSLPLPGGHVLHAQVWRADVGRVPLLLLDSNVTENDDSVRRVTDRLYGGSADHRLKQELLLGMGGVKALRLYARLTGTPAPQVFHANEGHAGFLGVERVRELVQGEGVDVDTALEAVRAGTVFTTHTPVPAGIDRFGVDLIREYFSGSAEIPGVPVEKILALGAEDYDGGNPAVFNMAVMGLRTARLANGVAQLHGKVSRGMFHSLWSGFDVSEVPITSITNGVHGPTWTDPLFAQLAASHLDAEAIASGAGWHLGEEDGGVPDAELWAVRRQLRSNLVESARQRVRSSWTERGASPAELGWVDDALDPDVLTIGFARRVPTYKRLTLMLSDPERLRRLLTDPERPIQIVVAGKSHPDDEQGVGLIQKLVQFADAEGVRERIVFLPNYDIEMAQTLMPGCDVWLNNPLRPLEASGTSGMKCALNGALNLSILDGWWDEWYDGNNGWAIPTADGVEDQARRDALEAAALYDLIENTVAPRFYDRDADGIPRRWIGMMRHTLATLGPKVQATRMVREYVERLYTPVAASYRALDGVGYLGAAELAAWKRRVREQWHAVRVDHVESSGAEGTVSVGDALNVHAYVTLGELRPDDVEVQVVYGHVTESDTLETFSVRALELTDTYEGGRYAFGGDVVLEASGAFGYSVRIVPRHAGLAGPTDLGLVVNAEQ from the coding sequence CCTCGTTGGACCGCGACCTGTGGCGCGACCTCCACGGCGACCCCGTCGCGCTCCTGGGCGCCCTCGGCCGTCAGCGCCTCGACGCGCTGGCCGCCGACGCCGAGCTCGTCGCCCGCGTCAACGAGGTCGCCGAGGACCTCCGCCGCTACCTCGAGGAGCCGCGCTGGTACCAGGCGGCCTACGACTCGCCCGACAAGCCCGACGCCATCGCCTACTTCTCCGCGGAGTTCGGCATCACCGCCGTGCTGCCGCAGTACTCCGGCGGCCTCGGCATCCTCGCCGGCGACCACCTCAAGTCCGCCTCCGACCTCGGCGTGCCGATCATCGGCGTCGGCCTGCTCTACGGCGCGGGGTACTTCAGGCAGTCGCTCACCCGCGACGGCTGGCAGCACGAGACCTACCCCGTGCTCGACCCCGACAACCTCCCCCTCAGCCTCCTGCGCGAGGCCGACGGCACGCCGGCTCGGGTGAGCCTGCCCCTGCCCGGGGGCCACGTCCTGCACGCGCAGGTGTGGCGGGCCGACGTCGGCCGCGTGCCCCTGCTCCTCCTCGACTCCAACGTCACCGAGAACGACGACAGCGTCCGTCGCGTCACCGACCGCCTCTACGGCGGGTCCGCGGACCACCGGCTCAAGCAGGAGCTCCTCCTCGGCATGGGCGGCGTCAAGGCGCTGCGCCTGTACGCGCGGCTCACCGGCACGCCCGCCCCCCAGGTCTTCCACGCGAACGAGGGCCACGCCGGGTTCCTCGGCGTCGAGCGCGTCCGCGAGCTCGTCCAGGGCGAGGGCGTGGACGTCGACACCGCGCTCGAGGCCGTGCGCGCCGGGACCGTCTTCACCACCCACACGCCGGTCCCCGCCGGCATCGACCGCTTCGGCGTCGACCTCATCCGCGAGTACTTCTCCGGCTCCGCCGAGATCCCCGGCGTGCCCGTGGAGAAGATCCTCGCCCTCGGGGCCGAGGACTACGACGGTGGCAACCCGGCCGTGTTCAACATGGCCGTCATGGGACTGCGCACCGCGCGCCTGGCCAACGGCGTCGCCCAGCTGCACGGCAAGGTCTCGCGCGGGATGTTCCACTCGCTGTGGTCCGGCTTCGACGTCTCCGAGGTGCCCATCACCTCGATCACCAACGGCGTCCACGGCCCCACGTGGACCGACCCGCTGTTCGCCCAGCTCGCCGCGTCCCACCTCGACGCCGAGGCCATCGCCTCGGGTGCCGGCTGGCACCTGGGCGAGGAGGACGGCGGCGTCCCCGACGCCGAGCTGTGGGCCGTGCGCCGCCAGCTGCGCAGCAACCTCGTGGAGTCGGCCCGCCAGCGGGTGCGCTCCTCCTGGACGGAGCGGGGCGCGTCCCCGGCCGAGCTGGGCTGGGTGGACGACGCCCTCGACCCCGACGTCCTCACCATCGGGTTCGCCCGCCGGGTGCCGACGTACAAGCGGCTCACGCTCATGCTCAGCGACCCCGAGCGCCTGCGCCGCCTCCTCACCGACCCCGAGCGGCCCATCCAGATCGTCGTGGCGGGCAAGTCCCACCCCGACGACGAGCAGGGCGTCGGGCTCATCCAGAAGCTCGTCCAGTTCGCCGACGCGGAGGGCGTGCGCGAGCGCATCGTCTTCCTGCCGAACTACGACATCGAGATGGCGCAGACCCTCATGCCGGGCTGCGACGTCTGGCTCAACAACCCGCTGCGTCCGCTGGAGGCCTCCGGCACGTCGGGGATGAAGTGCGCGCTCAACGGGGCGCTCAACCTCTCCATCCTCGACGGCTGGTGGGACGAGTGGTACGACGGCAACAACGGCTGGGCGATCCCCACGGCCGACGGCGTCGAGGACCAGGCCCGCCGGGACGCCCTCGAGGCGGCCGCGCTGTACGACCTCATCGAGAACACCGTGGCGCCCCGCTTCTACGACCGTGACGCCGACGGGATCCCGCGCCGGTGGATCGGCATGATGCGGCACACCCTCGCCACGCTCGGCCCGAAGGTCCAGGCCACCCGCATGGTGCGCGAGTACGTCGAGCGCCTGTACACCCCGGTGGCCGCCAGCTACCGGGCCCTCGACGGGGTCGGGTACTTGGGCGCCGCCGAGCTCGCCGCGTGGAAGCGTCGCGTCCGCGAGCAGTGGCACGCCGTGCGCGTGGACCACGTCGAGTCCAGCGGGGCCGAGGGCACGGTGAGCGTGGGCGACGCCCTCAACGTCCACGCCTACGTCACCCTCGGTGAGCTCCGCCCCGACGACGTCGAGGTCCAGGTGGTCTACGGGCACGTCACCGAGAGCGACACGCTCGAGACCTTCTCCGTCCGCGCGCTCGAGCTCACGGACACCTACGAGGGCGGGCGCTACGCCTTCGGCGGCGACGTCGTCCTCGAGGCCTCCGGCGCCTTCGGCTACTCGGTGCGGATCGTCCCGCGCCACGCCGGCCTGGCCGGGCCGACGGACCTCGGGCTCGTCGTCAACGCCGAGCAGTAG
- a CDS encoding DUF885 domain-containing protein produces the protein MSPVTARTVADDYVAALTELDPSVATALGVRSDRMPDLSPAGLAARADLARRTLAALGSAATDTDADRRCARLLSERLTAQLDVHDAGEDLRSLRPIGSPLQGLRSIFLMMPTATPQDWADIAHRLAEVPRAAEDYRATLAEGIAQGMLSAPRQVASAVAQLEAWLEADWYAEFVAAGPDALRTELDDAAAAAAVALGELRAWLAADYAAAAEGTPDAVGRERYLLAARSTTGARVDPEEAYAWGWAELGRIEAEMVAEAAQVLPGKSVGAVLAHLGTHGPAIEGEEAVRRHLQDLMDTAITELDGTLVDIPEPVRTVEARIAPPGSAAAPYYTRPSLDFARPGRTWLPTLGRDRFPLWDLVSTWYHEGVPGHHLQLAMWVHLAPQLSRYQVSIGSVSATTEGWALYAERLMDERGYLTDPAERLGYLDAQRMRAVRIIIDIGMHLELEVPAADPIAAAFLADAGLEAGARWTPALAREFFGRHCGREDDFLDSEIDRYLGWPGQAISYKLGERAWLAGRAAAQERATAAGRAWDAKAWHTAALGLGSLGLDDLERELTDL, from the coding sequence ATGAGTCCCGTCACCGCCCGCACCGTCGCCGACGACTACGTCGCTGCGCTCACCGAGCTCGACCCGTCGGTCGCCACCGCCCTCGGGGTGCGCTCCGACCGCATGCCCGACCTGTCCCCCGCCGGGCTCGCCGCCCGGGCAGACCTGGCCCGGCGCACCCTTGCCGCGCTGGGGTCGGCCGCGACGGACACGGACGCGGACCGCCGGTGCGCCCGGCTGCTGTCCGAGCGGCTCACCGCCCAGCTCGACGTGCACGACGCCGGCGAGGACCTGCGCTCACTGCGCCCCATCGGCTCCCCGCTGCAGGGCCTGCGCTCGATCTTCCTCATGATGCCCACCGCCACGCCGCAGGACTGGGCCGACATCGCCCACCGCCTCGCCGAGGTCCCCCGCGCCGCCGAGGACTATCGCGCGACGCTCGCCGAGGGCATCGCCCAGGGGATGCTCAGCGCGCCCCGGCAGGTGGCCTCCGCCGTCGCCCAGCTCGAGGCGTGGCTCGAGGCGGACTGGTACGCCGAGTTCGTCGCCGCCGGACCCGACGCCCTGCGCACCGAGCTCGACGACGCCGCCGCCGCGGCCGCCGTCGCCCTCGGCGAGCTCCGGGCCTGGCTCGCCGCCGACTACGCCGCCGCGGCCGAGGGCACGCCCGACGCCGTCGGCCGGGAGCGCTACCTCCTCGCCGCCCGCTCGACGACGGGCGCCCGGGTCGACCCCGAGGAGGCCTACGCCTGGGGCTGGGCCGAGCTCGGGCGCATCGAGGCGGAGATGGTCGCCGAGGCCGCACAGGTGCTGCCGGGGAAGAGCGTCGGCGCGGTGCTCGCCCACCTGGGCACGCACGGGCCCGCGATCGAGGGCGAGGAGGCGGTGCGCCGCCACCTCCAAGACCTCATGGACACGGCCATCACCGAGCTCGACGGCACGCTCGTCGACATCCCGGAGCCGGTCCGCACGGTCGAGGCGCGGATCGCCCCGCCCGGGTCCGCCGCCGCGCCGTACTACACGCGCCCGTCGCTCGACTTCGCCCGTCCCGGCCGCACGTGGCTGCCCACGCTGGGCCGCGACCGCTTCCCCCTGTGGGACCTGGTGAGCACCTGGTACCACGAGGGCGTCCCCGGCCACCACCTCCAGCTCGCCATGTGGGTGCACCTCGCCCCCCAGCTGTCCCGGTACCAGGTGAGCATCGGGTCGGTGTCGGCGACGACGGAGGGCTGGGCGCTCTACGCCGAGCGGCTCATGGACGAGCGCGGGTACCTCACCGACCCCGCCGAGCGCCTCGGCTACCTCGACGCCCAGCGGATGCGGGCGGTGCGGATCATCATCGACATCGGCATGCACCTCGAGCTCGAGGTGCCCGCCGCCGATCCCATCGCGGCCGCGTTCCTCGCCGACGCCGGCCTCGAGGCCGGCGCCCGGTGGACGCCGGCGCTGGCGCGGGAGTTCTTCGGCCGCCACTGCGGGCGCGAGGACGACTTCCTCGACTCCGAGATCGACCGCTACCTCGGCTGGCCGGGCCAGGCGATCAGCTACAAGCTCGGGGAGCGGGCCTGGCTCGCGGGGCGAGCGGCCGCCCAGGAGCGCGCCACCGCTGCCGGGCGCGCGTGGGACGCCAAGGCGTGGCACACCGCCGCGCTCGGCCTCGGCTCCCTCGGCCTCGACGACCTCGAGCGGGAGCTCACCGACCTCTAG
- a CDS encoding FKBP-type peptidyl-prolyl cis-trans isomerase, with protein sequence MRRSATSVAATALATVLLLAACGSSDSGDAGETGSPSSTASEAATASEADLAALEGITVEGEPGAEPTVTFEAPLTVSGAVATVVAEGDGADLEDGQVLSLHFVTVSGADGSTVSSTYESTPQSLTLGDEGIVPALTEALQGQKVGARLIFAAPDTEAAAVMVIDVIDAVTVPERAEGTAVEPAEGLPTVTLADNGAPSIEVVDGEPPAELVVQPLIEGDGPVVESGQTVTMQYTGWLWDGTEFDSSWANGAPFTTAIGTGAVIEGWDTGLVGQKVGSQVMLVIPPALGYGDTDNGPIPAGSTLVFVVDILHAA encoded by the coding sequence TTGCGCCGATCCGCCACCTCCGTGGCCGCCACCGCCCTGGCCACCGTTCTCCTCCTCGCCGCGTGCGGCAGCTCCGACTCCGGCGACGCCGGCGAGACGGGGAGCCCCAGCTCGACCGCCTCCGAGGCGGCCACCGCGAGCGAGGCCGACCTCGCCGCGCTCGAGGGCATCACCGTCGAGGGCGAGCCGGGCGCCGAGCCCACCGTGACGTTCGAGGCGCCCCTCACCGTCTCCGGCGCGGTCGCCACCGTCGTCGCCGAGGGCGACGGCGCCGACCTGGAGGACGGCCAGGTCCTCTCCCTCCACTTCGTCACCGTGAGCGGCGCCGACGGCTCCACCGTCAGCTCCACCTACGAGTCGACGCCCCAGAGCCTCACGCTGGGCGACGAGGGCATCGTCCCCGCGCTCACCGAAGCGCTGCAGGGCCAGAAGGTCGGCGCCCGCCTCATCTTCGCCGCCCCTGACACGGAGGCCGCCGCGGTCATGGTCATCGACGTCATCGACGCCGTCACCGTGCCGGAGCGCGCCGAGGGGACCGCCGTCGAGCCGGCCGAAGGCCTCCCGACCGTCACGCTCGCGGACAACGGGGCACCGAGCATCGAGGTCGTCGACGGCGAGCCGCCGGCCGAGCTGGTCGTCCAGCCGCTCATCGAGGGCGACGGGCCGGTCGTCGAGTCCGGCCAGACCGTCACCATGCAGTACACCGGCTGGCTCTGGGACGGCACCGAGTTCGACTCCTCGTGGGCCAACGGCGCGCCGTTCACCACGGCGATCGGGACCGGGGCCGTCATCGAGGGCTGGGACACCGGGCTGGTCGGCCAGAAGGTCGGCAGCCAGGTCATGCTCGTCATCCCGCCGGCGCTCGGCTACGGCGACACCGACAACGGCCCGATCCCCGCGGGATCGACACTCGTCTTCGTCGTCGACATCCTCCACGCCGCCTGA
- a CDS encoding electron transfer flavoprotein subunit beta/FixA family protein: MRIVVCVKHVPDLQSERALDSRGFTVRGEDDVLNELDENAVEAAVSLAEEHGGEVVAVTMGPADAVDALRRALQMGAHSAVHIDDDALAGSDVVGTARVLAAAVRAIGAEDPVDLVVTGMAAMDGLTSMLPAALAACLELPQLTLATRIDVTGGTLRVRREIGEAVETLEAPLPALVSVTDQANEPRYPNFRAIIGAKKKPVTRWTLADLEPYLGADVTVTGAAGAGTRILRSAARPGRQQGRIVTDSGDGGAQLAAYLVENKLV; this comes from the coding sequence ATGAGGATCGTCGTCTGCGTGAAGCATGTTCCCGACCTGCAGTCCGAGCGCGCGCTGGACTCGCGCGGTTTCACGGTGCGCGGTGAGGACGACGTCCTCAACGAGCTCGACGAGAACGCCGTCGAGGCGGCCGTCTCGCTCGCGGAGGAGCACGGCGGTGAGGTCGTCGCCGTGACCATGGGCCCCGCCGACGCCGTCGACGCGCTCCGGCGCGCCCTGCAGATGGGCGCCCACTCCGCCGTCCACATCGACGACGACGCGCTCGCGGGCTCCGACGTCGTGGGGACCGCGCGGGTCCTCGCCGCGGCGGTGCGCGCCATCGGCGCGGAGGACCCGGTGGACCTCGTCGTCACCGGCATGGCGGCGATGGACGGGCTCACCTCCATGCTCCCGGCCGCGCTCGCGGCCTGCCTCGAGCTGCCGCAGCTCACGCTCGCCACGCGCATCGACGTCACGGGTGGCACGCTCCGCGTGCGCCGGGAGATCGGGGAGGCCGTCGAGACGCTCGAGGCGCCCCTGCCCGCCCTGGTCTCCGTGACGGACCAGGCGAACGAGCCGCGCTACCCGAACTTCCGCGCGATCATCGGCGCGAAGAAGAAGCCCGTCACCCGGTGGACCCTCGCCGACCTCGAGCCGTACCTCGGCGCGGACGTCACCGTCACCGGCGCCGCCGGCGCCGGCACGCGCATCCTCCGGTCGGCGGCCCGTCCCGGGCGGCAGCAGGGCCGCATCGTCACCGACTCCGGTGACGGCGGAGCCCAGCTCGCCGCGTACCTCGTCGAGAACAAGCTTGTCTGA
- a CDS encoding electron transfer flavoprotein subunit alpha/FixB family protein, with protein MTHSLVVVDDHAGLPSVPSTEVLTAARGLGSAVDAVWLGAAAPGPEALDVLGSYGARTVYVPELGGLTPDVAAVAAEAVLAVVGQADGPDAVLLVSTFAGKEIAARLAVGLGSGAVVDAVGVERADDGSLAARKVVFAGTWESVCTVTRGVPVVALKPASVEARPVTEAVAPAVVDVPVAFSPAARGVRVVERTEHAGGGRVPLSEAKVVVAGGRGVEGDFSAVEELADLLGAAVGATRVATDEGWIGHHAQIGQTGVTIAPRVYIGVGVSGAVHHTAGMQAAETIIAVNTDPEAPIFEMADFGVVGDVTDVLPQAIAELRRLRQG; from the coding sequence GTGACCCACTCGCTCGTCGTCGTCGACGACCACGCCGGACTGCCGTCCGTCCCCAGCACGGAGGTTCTCACCGCGGCCCGCGGCCTGGGCAGCGCCGTCGACGCCGTGTGGCTGGGTGCCGCGGCGCCCGGGCCCGAGGCGCTCGACGTCCTCGGGAGCTACGGCGCGCGGACCGTCTACGTCCCCGAGCTCGGCGGGCTCACCCCCGACGTGGCGGCGGTGGCGGCCGAGGCGGTCCTCGCCGTCGTCGGCCAGGCGGACGGGCCGGACGCGGTCCTCCTGGTCTCGACCTTCGCGGGCAAGGAGATCGCCGCGCGGCTCGCGGTCGGGCTCGGCTCCGGCGCGGTCGTCGACGCGGTCGGCGTGGAGCGCGCCGACGACGGCTCGTTGGCCGCCCGCAAGGTCGTCTTCGCCGGCACGTGGGAGAGCGTGTGCACGGTGACGCGCGGCGTCCCGGTCGTCGCCCTCAAGCCGGCGAGCGTCGAGGCCCGGCCCGTGACGGAGGCCGTCGCCCCCGCGGTGGTCGACGTCCCGGTCGCCTTCTCGCCCGCGGCGCGCGGGGTGCGCGTCGTCGAGCGCACCGAGCACGCCGGTGGGGGACGGGTGCCGCTGTCCGAGGCGAAGGTCGTCGTCGCCGGCGGCCGGGGCGTCGAGGGCGACTTCAGCGCCGTCGAGGAGCTGGCCGACCTGCTGGGCGCGGCGGTGGGCGCCACCCGCGTCGCCACCGACGAGGGCTGGATCGGCCACCACGCGCAGATCGGGCAGACCGGCGTCACCATCGCGCCGCGCGTCTACATCGGCGTCGGGGTCTCCGGCGCCGTCCACCACACCGCCGGTATGCAGGCCGCGGAGACGATCATCGCGGTCAACACCGACCCGGAGGCGCCGATCTTCGAGATGGCGGACTTCGGCGTCGTCGGTGACGTCACCGACGTCCTCCCGCAGGCCATCGCCGAGCTGCGCCGCCTGCGCCAGGGCTGA
- the trpS gene encoding tryptophan--tRNA ligase codes for MTTHPAPAATEIAESTSDASLARTRRRSAEIEEQIAADPGRFRVLTGDRPTGNLHLGHYFGSLLNRVRLQRAGVETFVLIADYQVITDRDGVGPIRDRVLSLLADYLAVGIDPDAATIFTHSAVPALNQLMLPFLSLVTDAELRRNPTVKSELDATGERPMSGLMLTYPVHQSADILFCKANLVPVGKDQLPHLEQARVVARRFDERYGRPEGTDAPVFPQPEALLSDAASVLGTDGQKMSKSRGNTIELGMDADTTARVLKRAVTDADRHITYDPAARPEVSNLVLLTALASGRDPEAVAAEIGDGGGAALKRAATEAVNEMLAPIRARRAELAADPGYLLRVLRDGNARANAIAEATLGEVREAMHMAY; via the coding sequence ATGACCACGCACCCAGCCCCCGCCGCCACCGAGATCGCCGAGTCCACCTCGGACGCCTCCCTCGCCCGCACCCGGCGCCGCAGCGCCGAGATCGAGGAGCAGATCGCCGCCGATCCCGGGCGCTTCCGCGTCCTCACCGGGGACCGGCCCACGGGCAACCTCCACCTCGGGCACTACTTCGGCTCACTGCTCAACCGGGTGCGCCTGCAGCGGGCCGGCGTGGAGACGTTCGTCCTCATTGCCGACTACCAGGTCATCACCGACCGCGACGGCGTCGGCCCGATCCGCGATCGCGTCCTCTCCCTCCTCGCTGACTACCTGGCGGTGGGCATCGACCCCGACGCCGCGACGATCTTCACGCACTCCGCCGTGCCCGCCCTCAACCAGCTCATGCTGCCGTTCCTCAGCCTCGTCACCGATGCCGAGCTGCGCCGCAACCCCACGGTGAAGTCCGAGCTCGACGCCACCGGGGAGCGCCCCATGTCCGGGCTCATGCTCACCTACCCCGTGCACCAGAGCGCGGACATCCTCTTCTGCAAGGCCAACCTCGTCCCCGTGGGCAAGGACCAGCTGCCCCACCTCGAGCAGGCCCGCGTCGTCGCCCGCCGCTTCGACGAGCGGTACGGCCGCCCGGAGGGCACCGACGCGCCCGTCTTCCCGCAGCCCGAGGCCCTCCTGTCCGACGCCGCCAGCGTGCTCGGCACCGACGGGCAGAAGATGAGCAAGTCCCGCGGCAACACCATCGAGCTGGGCATGGACGCCGACACCACGGCCCGCGTGCTCAAGCGCGCGGTCACCGACGCCGACCGGCACATCACCTACGACCCCGCGGCCCGCCCCGAGGTCTCCAACCTCGTCCTCCTCACGGCGCTCGCCTCCGGCCGCGACCCCGAGGCGGTCGCTGCGGAGATCGGTGACGGCGGCGGCGCGGCGCTCAAGCGCGCCGCCACCGAGGCCGTCAACGAGATGCTCGCCCCCATCCGCGCGCGGCGGGCCGAGCTCGCCGCCGACCCCGGCTACCTCCTGCGCGTGCTGCGGGACGGCAACGCGCGCGCGAACGCCATCGCCGAGGCCACCCTGGGCGAGGTCCGCGAGGCCATGCACATGGCGTACTGA